Proteins encoded in a region of the Synergistota bacterium genome:
- a CDS encoding KH domain-containing protein: MEEAKKKILEELRMKEEEVEWEVVEEERKFLGLLGQRVKVRGRPKYSPHVIQARNILKDLLNLMKVDASIKIADGNVITIEGKDAGLLIGKRGITLRALEEWINMAISKEHYPKRVELDAGGYKEKRKKKLREVALKIARKVEEEKKPFTLEPMPAWERRIIHMTLKDHPRVYTMSVGGEPYRKVVIAPK; the protein is encoded by the coding sequence TTGGAGGAAGCGAAAAAGAAAATCTTGGAAGAGCTGAGGATGAAAGAGGAGGAGGTAGAGTGGGAAGTGGTTGAGGAGGAGAGGAAGTTTCTTGGGCTTTTAGGACAAAGAGTTAAGGTTCGTGGAAGACCTAAGTACAGCCCTCATGTGATTCAAGCGAGAAACATTCTTAAAGATTTGCTGAATCTTATGAAAGTTGATGCATCAATAAAGATAGCAGATGGTAACGTGATAACCATAGAGGGTAAGGATGCGGGCCTTCTTATAGGTAAAAGAGGAATAACCTTGCGAGCTCTTGAGGAATGGATCAATATGGCGATCTCTAAAGAGCACTACCCTAAACGGGTTGAGCTTGATGCGGGTGGATATAAGGAGAAAAGGAAAAAGAAGCTGAGGGAAGTGGCTTTGAAGATAGCGAGAAAAGTAGAAGAGGAAAAGAAACCCTTTACCTTAGAGCCCATGCCTGCATGGGAAAGAAGAATAATACATATGACTCTTAAGGATCACCCGCGAGTTTATACAATGAGCGTGGGAG